In Serinus canaria isolate serCan28SL12 chromosome 5, serCan2020, whole genome shotgun sequence, the following proteins share a genomic window:
- the LRRC55 gene encoding leucine-rich repeat-containing protein 55, translating to MLLGPWLLAAATAVAAAGAGCPVLCSCRGQAVDCSGLRLFSVPPELPLDTGNLSLAHNRIASIPPGYLGCYGQLRALDLRNNSLAALPAGLFRGARRLAHLDLSYNNFSLVPADMFREASALLRLDLSHNPGLRRVHPQAFRGLAQLRELDLSYGGLAALSLDALEGLPGLVGLRLGGNPWLCGCAMEPLLKWLRGRIQRCSSDSQQAECWAPPEVAGAPLLSLTEESFQACHLTLTLDDYLFIAFVGFVVSIASVATNFLLGITANCCHRWSKASEDEDV from the exons ATGCTGCTGGGCCCCTGGCTGCTGGCGGCGGCGacggcggtggcggcggcgggcgcgggctGCCCGGTGCTGTGCAGCTGCCGCGGGCAGGCGGTGGACTGCAGCGGGCTGCGGCTCTTCTCCGTGCCCCCCGAGCTGCCGCTGGACACCGGCAACCTGAGCCTGGCCCACAACCGCATCGCCAGCATCCCGCCGGGCTACCTGGGCTGCTACGGGCAGCTGCGCGCCCTCGACCTGCGCAACAACTCGCTGGCGGCGCTGCCGGCCGGCCTGTTCCGCGGCGCCCGGCGCCTGGCGCACCTGGACCTGAGCTACAACAACTTCAGCCTGGTGCCCGCAGACATGTTCCGCGAGGCCAGCGCGCTGCTGCGCCTCGATCTCAGCCACAACCCGGGGCTGCGCCGCGTCCACCCGCAGGCCTTCCGCGGCCTGGCCCAGCTGCGCGAGCTGGACCTCAGCTACGGCGGCCTGGCCGCCCTCAGCCTCGAcgccctggaggggctgcccGGCCTCGTGGGGCTGCGCCTGGGGGGCAACCCCTGGCTCTGCGGCTGCGCCATGGAGCCGCTCCTCAAGTGGCTGCGGGGGCGCATCCAGCGCTGCTCCTCGG ATTCGCAGCAGGCGGAGTGCTGGGCTCCCCCCGAGGTGGCGGGGGCCCCGCTGCTGTCGCTGACGGAGGAGAGCTTCCAGGCCTGCCACCTGACGCTGACCCTCGACGACTATCTCTTCATCGCCTTCGTCGGCTTCGTCGTCTCCATCGCCTCGGTGGCCACCAACTTCCTGCTGGGCATCACGGCCAACTGCTGCCACCGCTGGAGCAAGGCCAGCGAGGACGAGGACGTTTAG